The sequence below is a genomic window from Streptomyces sp. NBC_00582.
GGGTGGGGAGCGGCCTGCTGGGCCGCCGGGCGCGCGTGCTGCCGTTGATCGTCCGGCTCGCCGACGTCGAGACGGCCTGGTCGGCCGCGCTGCTGCGGCCCTCCCCCAAGGCGCTGCTGGCCCAGCGGGTCGAGCACCTCACCGCGACCCGGGCGGACGCGGTCGCCGCGCACGGCGCCGAGCTGCGCCGTATCGAGCGGGACCTGCACGACGGCGCCCAGGCCCGCCTGGTCGCCCTGTCGATGCGGATCGGGCTGGCGCGGCGGGCGTACGGCGCCGACCCGGACACCGCGCGCAAGCTGCTCGCCGACGCGCAGGAGCAGGCCGAGGAGGCGCTGACCGAGCTGCGGCACGTGGTGCGCGCCATCCATCCGCCGATCCTCACCGACCGGGGGCTGGTGGGGGCCGTACGGGCGCTGGCGGCGGCGAGCGGACTGCGGGTTGACGTCCTGGCCGACGGTCTCCCGGAGGGGACACGGGCGCCGGCCGCGGTGGAGGCCGCCGCGTACTTCGTGGTCGCGGAGGCGCTCACCAACGCGGCCAAGTACAGCGGGTCCGACCGGGCCGCGGTGGGGCTGGCCCGCACCCGGACCGGCCTGCGCGTGCGGGTGCGCGACGAGGGATGCGGAGGCGCCGACGAGAGCGCGGGCTCGGGCCTGCTGGGCATGCGGCGCCGGGTGGCCGCGCTCGACGGAACGGTGCGGATCACCAGCCCGGTGGGCGGCCCGACGCTGGTCGAGGTGGACCTGCCGTGCGTGTGGTGAGCGCGCTTCGGGCCAAGGAGCCGGTGCTCACCTGCCGGCAGCGCTACGCGGACGGGCGCGAGCGGGTTCCTCGACGTCACCGCCGACGCGCTGCTCGACGGCATCCCCACGGTCGCCGCGGGCGACTCCCTGCTCTCCCCGCTCGCCACCCGCTCCCTGATCACCCGCTTCCT
It includes:
- a CDS encoding sensor histidine kinase, with translation MRTTLRQAARASVHLLLAAAMAFGSYLFVTVLLITATGAVTGVGVWLVPETVLLIRRVAGAKRRLTASWTGREIPEAYAPLTGPIRQRLRTAVRDPGTLTDARWMAAHYAYPWLTVLMLPLWPLGLVVDGVGSGLLGRRARVLPLIVRLADVETAWSAALLRPSPKALLAQRVEHLTATRADAVAAHGAELRRIERDLHDGAQARLVALSMRIGLARRAYGADPDTARKLLADAQEQAEEALTELRHVVRAIHPPILTDRGLVGAVRALAAASGLRVDVLADGLPEGTRAPAAVEAAAYFVVAEALTNAAKYSGSDRAAVGLARTRTGLRVRVRDEGCGGADESAGSGLLGMRRRVAALDGTVRITSPVGGPTLVEVDLPCVW